One Lycium barbarum isolate Lr01 chromosome 5, ASM1917538v2, whole genome shotgun sequence genomic window carries:
- the LOC132642643 gene encoding coatomer subunit epsilon-1-like: MHMGNFDEDETLLLEALNKDAQDPETLANLVVCSLHLGKPSTHYLNQLKLSNRDHTLVKRTTSAEESFDRAVQTVA; the protein is encoded by the exons ATGCACATGGGTAACTTTGACGAAGATGAGACGCTGTTGCTTGAAGCCTTAAACAAG GACGCTCAGGATCCAGAAACACTGGCCAATCTGGTTGTATGCAGTCTTCACCTTGGGAAACCATCCACACACTATCtcaa CCAGTTGAAATTGTCGAACCGAGACCACACACTTGTCAAGCGCACGACATCTGCTGAAGAAAGTTTTGATAGAGCAGTCCAAACTGTTGCTTGA
- the LOC132642642 gene encoding two-component response regulator 24-like: MLSSSDASSSLNNSNANSSVGKKLKALMVYDNRTITMIHGALLKKFGVETHEAKDGQEVVLAHRSGACFDLIMMDLDMSVVNARQTIMELRDMNVRSKIVGLTFFGEEKKKPFMNVGLDYCYPKPLPFDVVRDLVEKIKEDA, from the exons ATGTTGTCATCCAGTGATGCCTCTTCTTCACTGAACAACTCGAATGCTAATTCCAGCGttggaaaaaaattgaaagcACTTATGGTATATGATAACCGCACAATTACAATGATCCACGGAGCACTTCTAAAGAAATTTGGTGTCGAAACACATGAAGCGAAAGATGGCCAAGAAGTTGTCCTTGCTCATCGCTCAGGTGCATGCTTTGATCTGATTATGATGGACTTAGATATGTCAGTGGTAAACGCTCGTCAG ACAATTATGGAACTTCGAGATATGAATGTGCGTAGCAAAATTGTGGGATTGACTTTCTTtggagaagaaaagaagaagccaTTCATGAATGTTGGCCTTGATTATTGTTATCCGAAGCCGCTTCCTTTCGATGTAGTTCGGGATCTTGTGGAGAAAATTAAGGAGGATGCCTAG
- the LOC132639660 gene encoding secreted RxLR effector protein 161-like, protein MKLIAETRLSAAKPAITPIDTNLKLTSKEYDEHGRLDDETCSKKAGKNTSHMKSASRITRYLKNQPGQGILLSSKNSPVLTAYCDVDWASCPISRRSVTGYLVKLGDSLITWKSKK, encoded by the exons ATGAAGTTAATAGCTGAAACTAGATTATCAGCAGCTAAGCCTGCAATTACTCCTATAGATACTAACTTAAAGTTGACTAGTAAGGAGTATGATGAGCATGGAAGACTAGATGACGAAACTTGTTCAAAGAAAGCTGGAAAGAATACA TCTCACATGAAATCTGCTAGTCGAATCACCAGGTATCTAAAGAATCAGCCTGGGCAAGGAATTCTATTATCTAGCAAGAACAGTCCTGTATTGACTGCTTATTGTGATGTTGATTGGGCATCATGTCCTATATCCAGAAGATCTGTCACTGGATATCTTGTCAAACTAGGAGATTCTTTGATCACTTGGAAATCAAAGAAATAA